The window CGGACACGTGCAGGCCGAGCCAGTACTCGGAGTTCTTCAAGAGGGCGTGCCCGAAGGCCTACAGCTACGCCTACGACGACGACGGCACCAGCACCTTCACCTGCGCTTCGGCGGATTACGAGATCACATTTTGCCCGACACCGTCCACGAGGTAAGAATCCACCTCGGAACTTTGGCATTTTCTAGAACCACCGCCATACGAATGCAGCCATAATTCAAATATTCGATTCTGTTTTCTTTGGGGAAAGGACCGTTGATTTTTTGCGCTTGTGGTGGTGACTGAGGGTTTTTTCCTGGTTTCTCTTCGAGGGTGCAGTGTCAAGGCGGCGGGCGGTGAGTACGCGATGTTGGCGGCGGAGGTGTCGGGCAGCGGCGCTCGTCGTTGTGGACGCCGTCGCTATCGGCCGTCGCTGTCGGCGTTTCGGCGACAGTATGGCAGTTGGGGCAGCTGTTCTgatttggaaagaaaggaaaatcttcGTCGCCTCCAGCGCTGGCTGTTGACAGTGGgcgcacctctctctctctctctctctctctctctctctatatctcaAGTGGGTGTAGGGCTCCGTGCGCTTTACATGATCAAGTGGATTATAGACTCAACGAGCGGCCCGGAATGGAGAGAAGAAAATCTCAGGAGGTCAACGCGTTGCTTCACGAGGGACGCGAATCTCTGAGCAAAAATATTTCCGGGAAAAGTGATGTTTTCTCGGGAAATTTTTCGGAGGGTCGAAGTCAGCTGCCGGCTGGCAAGGGATTGCAGGGCCTTTGTACAACGACCAGCGTTAGccggaaaattttaaattgggcAATAAACTTAGGAttgttttggtaattaatttaatacaacgaaaagtttaaaattgaattgtcaTTCGTACGATAAacttaggattattttggtaatCTTCTCGCCTATTATTAGATTACAACTTATAAGAGAGTCTGTGTTGCACTTTTACTTGTGCTAGTGACTGCACCAATATTTTAATAAAGACAAACTTCCAACTGACGCCAACTGCTAGCacgaaggaagagagaaagaaataccAAATTGCAGCAAAAAAGAGTGACAACTTAATCATTGGGGCAAACCCCAATAACTATCCTTCTaacatggaaggaggaggtggaAGGTTCGAATCTCCACATTTTAAGGAATTGGGATGGAAACGATTTAATTTCAAGAGGTGTTGATTCCTAAGAATACATGGTTTTGACTCCCAAGAAAGTTATGAAACGATTTAGTTTCGGGAATGAATTTCGACTCCTCCTCTTTATATCTAAAAGTGAgcattagaataaaaataaagtaggagTCACATTGCAAACTCATCTACTCTATTAAATACTAAGGAGCAACGGGTCATAACACTACTTCATCTTCCAACGAAATTATATCTCTCTTCTACATTCTAATTCTAATTCTAAAATATAATCTAAATATCGAATCGCACACTACACGTCGAAAAACTATTGGAAATGCAACAAAAGTCAGGATCAATTGGAATCCATCAAGCGCTGGAGAGCCCGCCGGCGGTTGACTTCGTGCCGTCACCCTCAATTTCCATCGTCATCGCCCCCCGAAAAAATCTTCCCGAGAAAATATCACCTTTCCCGGAAATATTCTGCTCTCGAATTCTCTCCCGGAAATATCACTTTTCCCGGAAAAAAATTACTTGATCTTTGCAAAGCTCGTGGGCCCTACCCAGTTgagatagagagaaagagaggtggGCCCACTGCGTAATATTTTCTCCCGAGGAGCGATGCGACGAAgatatttttcttagtttttttccAGTTCAGAACAGCCGCCGCAACTGCCAAACCGTCGCCGAAACGGCGACAGCGACGGCCGAGTGGCGGCGTCCACGACGACGAGGCAACGCCGCCTGAGACCTCCGCCGCCAACATCGCGTACTCACCGCCCGCCGCCTTGACACTGCAGCCACGAAGAGAAACCAAGAACAACCCTCAGTCACCTATCAACAGTCCTTTCCCCCAAAAGCAGAGTCGAATATTTGAATTATGACTGCATTCGTATGGCGGTGGTTCCCGGAAAATGCCGAAGTTCAAGGTGGATTCTTACCTCGTGGAAGGCTTCGGGCAGAATGTGATCTCGTAATCCGCCGAGGCGCAGGTGAAGGTGCTGGTGCCGTCGTCGTAGGCGTAGCTGTAGGCCTTCGGGCACGCCCTCTGAAGAACTCCGAGTACTGGCTCGGATTGCACGTGTTCGGCGATCCGTAGGCGCCGCTGCAGCAGTACTGCGGGTCCCCGAACGCGTCGCACGCGCTCTTGCACGCCACCCCGCCCTCGCTCCCGGCGCTTGTCACCTTCATCTCCTGCGGGCACGCCACGTTCAGGTTCGCCGCGCACCCCATCGCGGTGCAGTTTCCCGCCCTGGAGGCGGCGCCGCCGTGCGGCACAACCAGCATCGGGAGGTTGTACCTGTCGACAAGGCTGACGTCATAGAAGTCGAGCCCGCCGGCGCCGGAGCACTCGAGGGCGGAGGAGCCGCAGTCGCCGGTGAGGCAGGCGAACTTGCCGGTGGCGGGGTCCTGGGAGCAGAGGGTGGGGCCCCAGATGCGGCCGGACCAGGAGGCAGGGACGGTCACCGAGGTGGATGCGCCGGGGTCGAGGGCGAAGCCGGTGGTGGAGAGCGGCGCGGTTCCGGCGCTGGAGAGGATCCCCGGTCAGACCGTGAAGCTGCACGAGTTGACTATAGTGAATGTCGCCGAATCGGCACCTGCAACGCAAATTCAAGAAACAGAGCATGAGGTCAGAACCCGAGCCGAAAGCACCGAAAGTCCGAAACTTAAAACCCAAAGCGAGTCACCATTTACGTGATTTCGAGAGGGAAAACAAAGGGCCATGACAAAAGACTCCCTTTAAACTGGAACTTACCAGTGACCGAGAAGACCCAAACGTAGCAGAACAGAGCAACTACGATTCCGAGCGAGGCCATTGAGTTTCAAATCTTAAGAATGAGCAGCCGACTGTAAATTCGAGAAACAATGGTGTAAAAGAATGAATGTCTCCGAGAGATGTAGACTCACTTCATTTCTGTGTGTCAAAGGAGCTCGAAGCGCAGATGGAGGAGGGCAGGAGAGGGAGGAATTTATAGGAGCGGCCCGGAGAAGATGGCGGTCATGTGCTCGGTCCGTGTTTTGTCCCATTGGTTTTCATCAGCATTTTGTTAAATGGGGTGACAACACCTGTCTCCTCTTCACTCGCTCGCGTACAGAATCTAAGGTTCCCCAAGGGGCTTGCCAtccacaataaaataaaataaaataaaaatttagaagtttctctaaattattgcaaaattatttatattaacgTCGATGTATTAATTAAAACGATTGGTGTCAACATTAGCAATTTCCACCCACAATTGGCCGAAAAAACCTTATTGGACAATCAtcatttatggttaaattgaaaaatttaaaactgaattgctATTCATACGATAGATTTAGGAATTTCTTTGCTAATTATCTTGCTAGTCACTAGGTTTCAACTTggttgagagagagggagggagagagagagagagtcggttCTTAGCTGTGCTAGTGACTGCACCATTTATCTAAATAAAGACAAACTTTCGATCGATGCCAACCGTTGGCACGaacgagaagagagagaaataccAAGTTGCAACAGACAAGGTTGGCAGCTCAAAAAAGGAAGTTTAGTCACATCACAAACTCATCTAATCTATCAAACACTAAGAAGCAACAAGTCGTTACACTACTTCATTTTCCAACgaaatttcatctttcttctacaTTCTAATTCGAACTCTAAAATATAATCTAAACATCAAATCACATTCTAGCATAAAAAACTAATGGAAATAAAACAGAATTGATCAAGATCCATCGAGTCTTGAAGAGCTGGCCGACAACTGACTTAAAGCCTTTTCATCGTCATGGAAAAAATCTTGAATTACAATTTGCGAGCTGTCACCCTCGATTTCCATCATCATCACCCTCAAATCTACAAAAGATTATCATCATTGTCCGTCTCCTtccccccatttttttttttatccttcatctcccttcatcaaaattgaatgCGAGCCAATTCTTTTTTTGAACAAGAAATATGATATACGATTAAAAACTTAGCCACTGTTTAGGCGAGTTACATCAAGAGCGTCATAGCATAATAGATCTAGAAAAGCAGGCGGGGGTTGGGACAACCAATTGGGGGGGAGAAAATTAGACCGGCAGGCCTTTGCAAGCCAATCGGTGGGCCGGTTAGTTGCTCGATCACAATGGGCCAGAGAGAGGTCTCGGAAGCCCTGCAATTTTGTTCGGGCCCGGTCCAAGAGAGGCTGAAGTCTCCAGTTCACATCCGTCGAAGTGGTAAGAGCTTGCACGAGTGAGGAGCAGTCAGAGTGTACTTCCAAAGAGAGTTCCGCACGGGATGCCAGCAAATCTAGGGTTTGAAGCAGGGCCAAAGTTTCTGCCTGCTCCGCCGATTGCGCCTCCACCGCTCTGGCAAAACCGTCCACCAAGCATCCTCGAGAGTCCCTACAGATGCACGCCACAGCTGCTCTGTTTTGTGGTAGTCCTCTGGTCCCTGTTTCCATAGCGTGGGGCTCGGCAAAAGAGGCGTCGAAGTTTACCTTCAGCTGATGGGGAGGTGGTGGTAACCAGCGGTCAGATCTTACGGTAGGCCTCCCGAATGCGAGCCAATTCACAGCCCCTGTTCTTTTACCAAAACCGAAGCTGCGCGTCGTCCGTAAACTTGAAGTCGACCTTTCCTGTACCCGACTCCTCAAACCATGTGGatgagtttcttttttctgcttcgTCTTTTGTTTTTGCCTTCGGGGAACCGATTTCTCATGGCGCACGCAGAATCCCGACGTCCCTTCCTCTGCTTTGCCATGCACATTTTGTGAATAGGTTGAGGACACTAGTCTCCTCTTCGCTTGTCGCGTACATAATCTAAGGGTGCGttggtaatgtttctattcaaaaattgtttcagaactatttttgttctggaaaacaatttttgaacagaagaacgcgtttggtaactgcacaaaatttctgcttctgaaataaaaaaagaatataaacacgtttaataaacttgtataatttttttgtttcttttaattttttaatttttattttttattttttccttttttattttattttttttttcttccttttggccggtcgccggccttggccatggccgacgaccggccaacgAGGGCTAACGGCCTAGCccagccacgacgaggctcgccgACTCCCgtcgaggccgagctcgcccagccaaggtgaggccaagccttgccaagGGACGGTCGGTCGccaccatggccgaggccgcgaccggccaaagaaaaagaagaagaaaagaaggagaataaaaaaataggagagagaaaaattgtttatcGAAAGTGTTCCCcggaaacaagaaataagttttttttatatcttgttTCTTAtccaaatttgttcttgagaacaaaaaatagattttttatttccggaataaAAGTATAAACCAAcacgtttatgttctttttttttttgttttctagaataataaaaacagaaattgtgttccgagaaaaaaaaaaaaaaaaacacaaacaaacattGCCCTAAGGTCCCCAGCacccctttaaaaaaaaaaaaaaaagagggtatCACCCGCTTTAATTTCGCAGAAAATCGCCGACTTCAACTTCAACGGTGTCTCCGCGCTCTCGCGAAATGACGTCTGAGAAGATATGAAGAACTCTGATAAGATTTTTAGCAGTGATGATCCCACCTCCCCTCCCGGGCCTATAAATTCCTCCCTCTCCTGCCCTCCTCCATCTGCGCTTCGAGCTCCTTTGACACGCAGAAATGAAGTGAGTCTACATCTCTCGGAGACATTCATTCTTTTACACCATTGTTTCTCGAATTTACAGTCGGCTGCTCATTCTTAAGAGTTGACACTCAATGGCCTCGCTCGGAATCGCAGTTGCTCTGTTCTTCCACGTTTTGGTCTTCTCGGTCACCGGTTATTTCCAGTGTCAAAAGGGAGCCTTTTGCCATGGCCCTTTTGTTTTCCCTCTCGAAATCACGTAAATGGTCACTCGCTTTTGGTTTTCAGTTTCGGACTTTCGGTGCTTTCGGCTCGGGTTCTGACctcatgctctgtttctttAATTTGCGTTGCAGGTGCTGATTCGGAGACATTCACCATAGTCAACTCATGCAGCTTCACGGTCTGGCCGGGGATCCTCTCCGGCGCCGGAACCGCTCCGCTCTCCACCACCGGCTTCGCTCTCGACCCCGGCGCGTCCACCTCGGTGACCGTCCCTGCCACTTGGTCCGGCCGCCTCTAGGGCCGCACCCTCTGCTCCCAGGACCGCGCCACCGGCAAGTTCGCCTGCCTCACCGGCGACTGCGGCTCCTCCGCCCTCGAGTGCTCCGGCGGCGGCGCCACCCCTCCCGCCATCCTCGCGGAGTTCACGCTCAACGGCGCCAGCGGGCTCGACTTCTATGACGTGAGCCTTGTCGACGGGTACAACCTCCCGATGATGGTAGTGCCGCAGGGCGGCGCCGTCTCCGAGGCGGGGAACTGCACCGCGACGAGGTGCGCGGCGGACCTGAACGTGGGGTGCCCGCAGGAGCTGAAGGTGACGAGCGCCGGGAGCGAGGACGGGGTGGCGTGCAAGAGCGCGTGCGACGCGTTCGGGGACACGCAGTACTGCTGCAGCGGCGCCTACGGATCGCCGAGCACGTGCAGGCCGAGCCAGTACTCGGAGTTCTTCAAGAGGGCGTGCCCGAAGGCCTACAGCTACGCCTACGACGACGGCACCGGCACCTTCACCTGCGCTTCGGCGGATTACGAGATTAGATTCTGTCCGACACCTTCCACGAGGTAAGAATCCACCTTGAACTTCGGCATTTTCCAGGAACCACCGCCATAAGAATGCagttataattcaaatattcgACTCTGTTTTTGGGGGAAAGGACTGTTGATTTTTTCGCTTGTGGTGATGACCGAGGGTTGTTCTTGGTTTCTCTTCGTGGCTGCAGTGTCAAGGTGGCGGGTGGTGAGTGCGCGATGGTGGCGGCGGTCTCCAACCGCGTCGCCTCATCATCGTGGACGCCGCCACTCTGGACAGTCGCTGTCCCCGTTTTGGTGACAGTATGGCAGTTGTGGCAGCTGCTCTaatctggaggaaaaaaaaaaaaaaaatcttggtcGCCTCCGTAGCTGGCTGTGCACAATGGACgtgccccctctctctcttgttaGAAGATACATATAATTCTTTAAtacgaaaattcaaaaaaatacaataatctttgatcttcatgattttcacaaataaatgaAGATGTATCTTTAGCCATAGGGTTACTCTTGATAATAATTGTTATGGAAAATCAAAGAACTCAAACTAAATGAAGAAATCGATTTCTCTTCCTTAATCCAATATACTTTAATGTATTCTactgatggaggagagaatatcAAGttctttatgttattttcttatCCATGTAGGTGGAGAAAGGACCGAACTCTATTTATATGTTCCTTCAATAAGTGCATTCCATCAAA of the Eucalyptus grandis isolate ANBG69807.140 chromosome 10, ASM1654582v1, whole genome shotgun sequence genome contains:
- the LOC104423981 gene encoding LOW QUALITY PROTEIN: pathogenesis-related thaumatin-like protein 3.5 (The sequence of the model RefSeq protein was modified relative to this genomic sequence to represent the inferred CDS: inserted 1 base in 1 codon; substituted 1 base at 1 genomic stop codon), giving the protein MASLGIVVALFCYVWVFSVTGADSATFTIVNSCSFTVXPGILSSAGTAPLSTTGFALDPGASTSVTVPASWSGRIWGPTLCSQDPATGKFACLTGDCGSSALECSGAGGLDFYDVSLVDRYNLPMLVVPHGGAASRAGNCTAMGCAANLNVACPQEMKVTSAGSEGGVACKSACDAFGDPQYCCSGAYGSPNTCNPSQYSEFFXRACPKAYSYAYDDGTSTFTCASADYEITFCPKPSTSVKAAGGEYAMLAAEVSGGVASSSWTPPLGRRCRRFGDGLAVAAAVLNWKKTKKNIFVASLLGRKYYAVGPPLFLSISTG